Proteins encoded by one window of Manihot esculenta cultivar AM560-2 chromosome 10, M.esculenta_v8, whole genome shotgun sequence:
- the LOC110625348 gene encoding zinc finger protein ZAT5, translating into MEAQEDITNNNIVRGKRTKRQRVQSPIPFASLTNNSSTGDGDGDGDGDGDGDVCTNGKIFTNMSPISSQEFHGSTQEEEDMANCLILLAQGQISNNFKHSSTKQGDIDVAGVPTVAAVITTTATNNKFNSRKFLETGSPGSGKAGYYVYECKTCNRTFPSFQALGGHRASHKKPRNDEKKQFGISSDEEDGHLRDIISPLSLQLINNNNKNNRFIHSSGGQTKAKIHECSICGAEFNSGQALGGHMRRHRAPIGANNSTTLALTPLAVESEEPKKARNLLSLDLDLNLPAPEDDILSFASKKQKQQQQQQHQQEQQQKSSLVFSGPALVDCHY; encoded by the coding sequence ATGGAAGCTCAAGAGGATATCACCAACAATAACATCGTTAGGGGAAAGCGAACCAAACGACAAAGGGTTCAGTCGCCAATCCCTTTTGCTAGTCTGACTAATAATTCTTCGACCGGAGATGGAGATGGAGACGGAGATGGAGATGGAGATGGAGATGTTTGTACTAATGGGAAGATATTTACGAATATGTCACCAATCTCTTCTCAAGAATTCCATGGTAGCacccaagaagaagaagatatggCTAATTGCCTTATTCTACTTGCTCAAGGCcaaattagtaataatttcAAACACTCATCAACAAAGCAAGGTGATATTGATGTTGCCGGAGTCCCCACTGTTGCTGCTGTCATCACCACCACTGCCACCAACAACAAATTTAATAGTAGAAAGTTCTTGGAAACCGGGTCTCCGGGTTCTGGCAAGGCTGGATACTATGTTTATGAGTGCAAGACTTGTAACCGGACGTTCCCATCTTTTCAAGCATTGGGAGGACATAGGGCTAGTCACAAAAAGCCTAGGAATGATGAGAAGAAGCAGTTTGGAATATCATCTGATGAAGAAGATGGACACTTGAGAGATATAATTTCTCCTCTTTCTCTTcaattgattaataataataacaaaaacaATAGATTTATTCACAGCAGTGGCGGTCAAACCAAGGCCAAGATTCATGAGTGTTCCATTTGTGGTGCGGAGTTCAACTCCGGCCAAGCTTTAGGCGGCCATATGCGGCGGCACAGGGCACCTATAGGGGCAAATAATAGCACAACCTTGGCATTAACACCACTGGCCGTAGAATCTGAGGAACCCAAGAAAGCAAGAAACCTACTTTCTTTGGACTTGGATCTTAATCTTCCTGCACCAGAAGATGACATACTCTCCTTTGCTTCCAAGAAACaaaagcagcagcagcagcaacaacATCAACAAGAACAGCAACAGAAATCTTCTCTTGTCTTCTCAGGCCCAGCTTTGGTGGATTGTCATTACTAG